In Methanofollis aquaemaris, the genomic window CCGGTCGTCTTCTTCTGTTCGAGGGCGGCCGCAAGATCGATACCCTCAGGCTCGATCAGCCCGCTCTTTGAATCGGCAAGCCCGGTGACCGTGAGCCCGAGCCCCTTCTCGGCGATCACCGAGACGACGCCGCGGCCGACCGACCCCATGCCAAGGACCGCGACTCTCATGCGGCCTCCTCCATCGTCTCGACCATGAGCAGATCCTTCTCCCTGGCCACCGACCTGAGGCCCTCCATCGCACGCTCCATATTTTCCTCGTTGGTTGCAGATATTGTGAGGAGGGCCGACGAACGCTGGTTGATCCCCGGCATGGTCACATGCATCTCCACCACCTCGGCATACCCCGTCTGATCGATCGAACCGACGGTGTCTGAGAGGTCGGTGTGCATGATATGCCCGATCATGATGACGCTCCGTTTCATCAGGAGACGTTCCTCGCCGATCCCCAGGATCGAGACCCCCCGCGCCTTGAGGATCTCGATGAGGTCGTCGAGGCGCTCGTCGGTGATCTCCAGGACCACCTGGACGATACGCGTCTTCGGCCTCAGGGTGGGATCCCACTCATGGATCACCGCCATAATGTTCCCGCCGACCTCAGAAATCGGCTGCAGGGCGCCCACAAGTTGCCCGGGGGCATCTTTCACCTCGATCTTCATGGAAACCTGCAACAAACCACCGTTCTAATATTTACATCCCGGCAAAATAAGCCTTCCATAAGAGCGCACTCCGGGCACCCCCGCGAACTGATCCTATATAATTCACATGAAAAATATATTTATAATCTTACTCCAAAGTTATAAACAACCAGAACAAAAGGTCCCTGCTCACTGTCAGAACACGAAAAAAATCTCGTTTTGGACATCTTATTTATGATGTTCAACATGGGTCCTGACAGAGTTTGGCAGAACACCTGCATTGTCCGGGTATACCTGTAATGCACCTGTAGTGGGGATCCAGAAACCGCTTAGCGGAGGTTTTCATGGATCAGGAGATGGAAAAACCCAAACTCGTTATCAAATCGCTGTATAAAATTTTCGGAAAACACCCCTCCGATGCAACCGCCCTCATCAAGGAAGGACGGTCCAAAGAAGAGATCCTGGAAAAGACCGGGCAGACCGTCGGTCTCAGGGACGTCAACCTCTCGGTTGAAGAGGGTGAAATTTTTGTGGTCATGGGCCTCTCGGGTTCAGGTAAGTCCACTCTTCTCAGATGTGCAAACCGGCTCATCGACCCGACGTCGGGTGAGATCCTCATCGACGACACCGACATCGCTTCTCTTGATGAGGACGCACTCAGAGATGTGAGACGGAAGAAACTGGGTATGGTCTTCCAGAACTTTGCCCTCCTCCCCCACCGCAGCGTCATCGAGAATGTCGCCTTCGGCCTGGAAGTCCAGGGGATGCCTGAGGAAGAACGGATCGAGAAGGCAAAGAAGACCATCGAGATGGTCGGACTTGTCGGATATGAGGAGAGCATGCCGGATGCCCTCTCTGGCGGGATGAAGCAGCGGGTCGGTCTGGCCCGCGCCCTTGCGAGCGACCCCGACATCCTCCTGATGGACGAAGCCTTCAGCGCCCTCGACCCCATTATCAGGAGCGGGATGCAGGACGAACTCCTCGACCTCCAGAACGAACTGAACAAGACGATTATCTTCGTGACCCACGACCTTGACGAGGCCCTCAAACTCGGGAACCGCATCGCCCTGATGAAGGACGGTGTCGTCGTCCAGGTCGGCACGCCCGAGGAGATCCTCACCTCGCCGGCCGACGAATATGTGACAAGTTTTGTCGCCGGGGTCGACATGACGAAGGTGCTCACCGCCGAGGGCGTCATGAAGCCACCCGACCCGATGGTCTCGATCGTCTCCGGTCCCAGGGTCGCCCTGAAACTGATGGAAGACCATGGGATTTCGACGATCTTTGTGGTCGGGAAGGGGAGGATCCTGAAGGGTCTGGTAACCGTCGAGGACGCCATCGCGGCGGCACGCGCAAAGAAGACAAACCTCGAGGAGATCCTGATCACCGACACCCCGGTCACGAGCCCTGACACCCCGGTCCGCGACCTGATGGGCCTGGTGGCCACGAGCCAGTACCCGGTTGCGGTCGTCGATGGGTGCAACCGGTTCAAGGGCGTCATTGTCAGGGGTTCGCTCCTTGCCGCCCTGGATGTTGGCAACGGTGAGGAGGGAGAAGCATGAACGAAACATTCGAACTCCCCAAGATCCCGCTCGGCGATGCGGTCGAGGCTCTTGTCGAGTGGATCGAGATCAACTTCGCCGTCATCCTGGACTGGATCAGCGACGGCCTGGACTGGATCATCAGCGGGATCAAATTCCTTCTCCTCCTCCTGCCGCCGCCGGTCTTCATCGTCCTGACGGCGGTGCTCGTCTGGTTTGTCACCAAACGCGACACCAGACTTGCCATCGGTTCGGCGCTCGGGCTTCTGCTCATCTGGGACCTGCACCTCTGGACTCTGGCGATGGAGACACTTGCTCTGGTCCTGGCGTCCACGCTCTTTGCGCTCCTCATCGGGATCCCGACCGGGATCTTTGCGGCGCGTTCAGAGACCGTGCACAAGATCGTCAAGCCGTGCCTCGACTTCATGCAGACGATGCCGGCCTTCGTCTACCTCATCCCCGCGGTGGTCTTCTTCGGCCTTGGCAACGTGCCCGGCATGATCGCCACCGTCGTCTTTGCGATGCCGCCGGTGGTCAGACTCACCGCCCTCGGGATCCAGCAGGTGCCCAGGGAACTGACCGAACTCGCCGACGCCTTCGGGACCACCGAGCGGCAGAAACTGGTCAAGGTGCAACTGCCGGTCGCCCTGCCGACGATCATGGCCGGCATCAACCAGTGCATCATGATGGCCCTCTCGATGGTGGTCATCGCCGCCATGATCGGGGCCCAGGGTCTCGGTTACAAGGTGCTGGAGGGGATCCAGCGTCTCGACATCGGCCTCGGCTTCGAGGGCGGGCTTGCGATCGTGATCATCGCGATCATCCTCGACCGGGTGACCCAGAGCCTGGCTCCCGGGCCCATCGAACAATAACAACCAGTGATATCCATGAAACAGCACAACACAATCGGAATGATCCTCTGCGGTTTCCTGGCCGTTGCACTCGTCCTCAGCGCCGGGTGCACCGCCACCGGGGACACAGGAACACAGCCTTCAGAACAGAAATCGATCTCCATCGGGTATGTCCTCTGGGACTCCGAGATCGCGAGCACCAACGTGCTCAAGCAGGTCTTCGAGCAGGCAGGGTATGACGTCACCATCACCGCCGTCGACGCCGCACCCCTCTACCAGGCCGTCGCCAGCGGCGACGTGGACTGCACCGTCTCGGCCTGGCTCCCCAGGACTCAGGAAGCCTATATGGACGAGTTCGGGGATCGGCTCGACTTTGTCGGGAAGAACCTCGAAGGTGCGAAGATCGGCATGGTCGTCCCGAGTTATGTGACCATCGATTCCATCGAGGAGATGAACGGGGTCAAGGACCAGTTCAGCGGGAAGATCGTCGGCATCGACGCGGGTGCCGGAGTCATGAAGACGACCGAGGACGCAATCGAGGCATATGATCTCGAGTACGATCTCATCTACAGTTCGAGCGCCGGCATGGCCTCGGCCCTGAAGAAGTCGGTCGATCGGGCCGAATGGGTCGTGGTCACCGGGTGGACGCCACACTGGATGTTCGCCCGCTGGGACCTGAAGTACCTCGATGACCCGAAGGGGGTCTACGGCGGCGAGGAGTACATCGGCACGCTGGCCAGGAAGGGCCTCGCCGGAGACGACCCCGAGGCCTACGGGATCCTGAAGCGCTTCCACTGGACTCCTGAAGACATGGAGTCGGTGATGCTTGATATCGAGGACGGTATGTCTCATGAAGACGCTGCACAGAAGTGGATCGACGCCCACCCGGACCAGGTTAACACCTGGCTGGGTAAGGCATAATACTCCTTTTTCTTGCCCCACTGAAGGTTCTGACCCTCGTCTGCTGTATGCCCGGTACGAGCAACGACGACGTTGGACATCTCTTTCGTGAGGCCCTGGCACTCCTGCGTGCCACCTGATGAACACATTTTGCATCCTGAATGATGAACATGAAAAAAACCAGCATAATTATGGTCTTTTGCCTCCTGGCCGTTGTTGCACTTGTCCTCACCGCCGGATGCACCTGCACCGGGGGGGCACCGCCTTCAGAACAGAAATCGATTTCTATCGGCTATGTCCTCTGGGACTCCGAGATCGCGAGTACCAACGTGATCAAGCAGGTCTTCGAGCAGGCCGGCTACGACGTCACCATCACCGCCGTCGATACCGCTCCGCTCTTCGAAGGGCTTGCAAAGGGAGACATCGACTGTTCGGTCTCGGGATGGCTCCCGGTGACGCAGAACGTGTACTGGGAGAAATATGGGGATCGGATCGACCTGGTCAGGAAGAACCTCGAAGGCGGGGCGTTCATCGGCCTGGTTGTCCCGTCCTATGTGACTGTCGACTCGGTGGAAGACCTCAATGACCCTGTGGTCAGGGAGAAGTTCGGCGGGAAGGTCTATGGGATCGACCCGGGTTCGGGGACCATGCACACGGCCGAAAAACTGATCGAAGCGTACGATCTGGATTACGAACT contains:
- a CDS encoding amino acid-binding protein, translating into MQVSMKIEVKDAPGQLVGALQPISEVGGNIMAVIHEWDPTLRPKTRIVQVVLEITDERLDDLIEILKARGVSILGIGEERLLMKRSVIMIGHIMHTDLSDTVGSIDQTGYAEVVEMHVTMPGINQRSSALLTISATNEENMERAMEGLRSVAREKDLLMVETMEEAA
- a CDS encoding quaternary amine ABC transporter ATP-binding protein is translated as MDQEMEKPKLVIKSLYKIFGKHPSDATALIKEGRSKEEILEKTGQTVGLRDVNLSVEEGEIFVVMGLSGSGKSTLLRCANRLIDPTSGEILIDDTDIASLDEDALRDVRRKKLGMVFQNFALLPHRSVIENVAFGLEVQGMPEEERIEKAKKTIEMVGLVGYEESMPDALSGGMKQRVGLARALASDPDILLMDEAFSALDPIIRSGMQDELLDLQNELNKTIIFVTHDLDEALKLGNRIALMKDGVVVQVGTPEEILTSPADEYVTSFVAGVDMTKVLTAEGVMKPPDPMVSIVSGPRVALKLMEDHGISTIFVVGKGRILKGLVTVEDAIAAARAKKTNLEEILITDTPVTSPDTPVRDLMGLVATSQYPVAVVDGCNRFKGVIVRGSLLAALDVGNGEEGEA
- a CDS encoding ABC transporter permease; translation: MNETFELPKIPLGDAVEALVEWIEINFAVILDWISDGLDWIISGIKFLLLLLPPPVFIVLTAVLVWFVTKRDTRLAIGSALGLLLIWDLHLWTLAMETLALVLASTLFALLIGIPTGIFAARSETVHKIVKPCLDFMQTMPAFVYLIPAVVFFGLGNVPGMIATVVFAMPPVVRLTALGIQQVPRELTELADAFGTTERQKLVKVQLPVALPTIMAGINQCIMMALSMVVIAAMIGAQGLGYKVLEGIQRLDIGLGFEGGLAIVIIAIILDRVTQSLAPGPIEQ
- a CDS encoding glycine betaine ABC transporter substrate-binding protein — protein: MKQHNTIGMILCGFLAVALVLSAGCTATGDTGTQPSEQKSISIGYVLWDSEIASTNVLKQVFEQAGYDVTITAVDAAPLYQAVASGDVDCTVSAWLPRTQEAYMDEFGDRLDFVGKNLEGAKIGMVVPSYVTIDSIEEMNGVKDQFSGKIVGIDAGAGVMKTTEDAIEAYDLEYDLIYSSSAGMASALKKSVDRAEWVVVTGWTPHWMFARWDLKYLDDPKGVYGGEEYIGTLARKGLAGDDPEAYGILKRFHWTPEDMESVMLDIEDGMSHEDAAQKWIDAHPDQVNTWLGKA
- a CDS encoding glycine betaine ABC transporter substrate-binding protein, producing the protein MKKTSIIMVFCLLAVVALVLTAGCTCTGGAPPSEQKSISIGYVLWDSEIASTNVIKQVFEQAGYDVTITAVDTAPLFEGLAKGDIDCSVSGWLPVTQNVYWEKYGDRIDLVRKNLEGGAFIGLVVPSYVTVDSVEDLNDPVVREKFGGKVYGIDPGSGTMHTAEKLIEAYDLDYELVPSSTAGMVSALKRGIDRNEWVVVTGWTPHWKFARWDLKFLDEPRDVFGKNEYIATFARQGLAEDDPEAYGILERFHWTAEDMNSVMLDIEEGMTPEDAAQKWIDAHPEEVKAWIGIAA